The Desulfoscipio gibsoniae DSM 7213 genome contains a region encoding:
- a CDS encoding ATP-dependent nuclease yields the protein MNRVQIKNFRNFKNLDVTLGEHAVIVGENTIGKSNFLYALRLVLDPSLPDTARHLQESDFWDGLPRPLKKTAMISISIDLVDFEDNEDLMAILAEHLVDPEPMTARFTYVFQPLATLSGSPSSDADYEFIIYGGDRAENRVGYDVRRRIPVNVLSALRDAEGDLSSWRRSPLRPLLDEAAREIDREELNNIASEVADASAELLKNNEISELAEQINNRLSDMVGKFNSLNTILGFTATDPYRLIREIRLFIDGGKRGVGEASLGSSNLLYLALKSLELEQLVEQGSRDHTFLGIEEPEAHLHPHLQRLVYRDFLRPRSHREGEDGRSEIKHKHQTILLTTHSPHIVSVSPLHSIILLRRSSSENTTEAVSTTQVILDEKEIADLERYIDVTRGEMLFAKGVILVEGDAEEYLVPVLGKRLGYNFDELGITVCSVSGTNFAPYVKLLGESGLRIPFAVLTDLDPQSDGRYLGHSRVTSLLKEIMDEGEYQKAEDEGKLLDLAPNYGIFLNNYTLEIDLFKYKRHKSMCSTLIELTENNAAKERARVWREAPEKLDETKFLKDIGAIGKGRFAQRLATKIANYKATICPPYIKEAIKYVAGKCSK from the coding sequence ATCAACCGGGTTCAAATAAAGAATTTCCGTAATTTTAAAAATCTTGACGTTACACTTGGAGAACATGCAGTTATTGTTGGAGAAAATACCATCGGTAAAAGCAATTTCTTATATGCATTGCGGTTAGTTCTTGACCCATCGTTGCCTGATACTGCACGTCATCTGCAGGAATCGGATTTTTGGGATGGCCTTCCTCGTCCTTTGAAAAAAACTGCTATGATTAGCATATCAATTGACCTGGTAGACTTTGAAGATAATGAAGATTTAATGGCTATATTGGCGGAGCACCTCGTAGACCCGGAACCTATGACTGCACGTTTTACCTATGTATTTCAGCCTTTAGCGACACTTTCAGGTTCGCCAAGCTCTGACGCAGATTATGAATTTATTATTTATGGCGGCGATCGAGCTGAAAACAGGGTTGGTTACGATGTCAGGCGTAGGATTCCAGTAAATGTTCTTTCTGCTCTCCGTGACGCTGAGGGAGATCTGTCAAGCTGGAGACGTTCACCTTTAAGACCTTTACTGGATGAGGCGGCCAGGGAAATAGACCGTGAAGAACTTAATAACATTGCCTCGGAAGTGGCTGATGCTTCAGCAGAATTACTGAAGAATAATGAAATCAGTGAGTTGGCAGAACAAATAAATAATAGACTTTCAGATATGGTTGGTAAGTTCAACAGTTTAAACACCATACTTGGTTTTACTGCAACGGATCCTTATAGACTTATAAGGGAAATACGCCTTTTTATTGATGGAGGGAAAAGGGGCGTCGGTGAGGCTAGTCTTGGTTCGTCAAATTTGCTTTACCTAGCTCTTAAGTCACTGGAACTGGAACAACTCGTTGAACAGGGAAGTAGGGATCATACATTCCTTGGCATTGAGGAGCCCGAGGCCCATTTGCACCCCCACTTACAAAGGCTTGTTTACCGCGATTTTTTGAGACCTCGAAGCCACCGAGAAGGAGAGGACGGTCGCTCTGAAATCAAGCACAAACACCAAACCATACTCTTAACTACCCATTCACCTCACATTGTTAGTGTATCCCCACTGCATTCAATTATCCTCCTTCGCCGGTCATCATCCGAAAATACTACAGAGGCAGTATCTACTACTCAAGTAATCCTTGACGAGAAGGAAATAGCAGATCTTGAACGCTATATTGATGTAACACGAGGTGAAATGCTTTTTGCTAAAGGTGTAATTCTTGTTGAGGGAGATGCGGAAGAATATCTTGTTCCAGTTTTGGGTAAACGTCTTGGCTATAACTTTGACGAACTGGGGATAACGGTTTGCTCAGTATCCGGCACCAATTTTGCCCCCTACGTTAAATTACTTGGGGAAAGCGGCTTGAGAATACCCTTTGCCGTGTTAACCGACCTTGACCCACAATCAGATGGCAGATACCTTGGTCATTCCCGGGTAACAAGTTTGCTAAAAGAAATTATGGACGAAGGGGAATACCAAAAAGCGGAAGATGAGGGTAAATTACTTGATTTGGCTCCTAATTACGGTATTTTTCTTAACAACTATACGTTGGAGATAGACCTGTTTAAATATAAGCGCCATAAAAGTATGTGCAGTACTTTAATTGAACTAACAGAAAATAATGCGGCCAAAGAACGGGCAAGAGTTTGGAGAGAAGCCCCTGAAAAACTTGATGAAACCAAGTTTTTAAAAGATATAGGTGCAATAGGTAAAGGCCGGTTTGCCCAACGTCTGGCCACAAAAATTGCCAATTACAAAGCAACCATATGTCCGCCGTACATTAAGGAGGCCATTAAGTATGTCGCCGGCAAATGTTCTAAATAA
- a CDS encoding ATP-dependent helicase translates to MPNVWPQKLPITKQPYVRRTLRRPLSMSPANVLNKPTYLVVAEDLRGNPGQRKAYESQKNCVILAGPGSGKTKIITIKVARILNEDIRLPRGIACITYNAECARELKRRLDELGVVENSHIFIGTVHSFCLKNIILPYGKIAGLELPEPLSVAIPKEQDRLMEMALLQEKGDEELRRWKIRLARYRRTYLDRDSLEWKNTDEDAAQVIEAYEAKLRKNGFIDFDDMMLLGLQLVEKHEWIRKLIKARFPVLVVDEYQDLGVPLHRMVLSLCFKAGVRLIAVGDPDQSIYGFTGAKPELLEKLAEMEGIEQVRLRLNYRCGETIVKASQITLGEKRGYDARPGAHKGTIDIHECPGGLEHQAETICNKIIPNVIKRRRCNLGDIAVLYLDKNMGDVIAEKVNAAGLPFIRIDQNAPYQKTPLIRWLEDCALWCSGGWKEGKPRLSALIQTWLAFNRNDCDNDMLLTYKRGLIRFLWANRRPEMMLHNWLSAFQSSCLKEMFSQQKIMRDEKEAFERLIGACAKGGRIENFIVAAFAGQGGSPEHLNLLTLHSSKGSEFDVVVIMGMDQGLIPRYGSGEGEKREQRRLFYVGLTRSRNEVHLTYSGWTKNKYGRKFNNGPSEFLIELRDSVLNDDEGCSMAKSTSNAILGGVL, encoded by the coding sequence TTGCCCAACGTCTGGCCACAAAAATTGCCAATTACAAAGCAACCATATGTCCGCCGTACATTAAGGAGGCCATTAAGTATGTCGCCGGCAAATGTTCTAAATAAACCAACATACTTGGTTGTAGCCGAAGATTTGAGAGGGAATCCCGGCCAGAGAAAAGCTTACGAATCTCAAAAAAATTGTGTAATACTTGCCGGTCCCGGGAGTGGTAAAACAAAAATTATAACAATTAAAGTAGCTAGGATTTTAAACGAGGACATTCGCCTGCCCCGTGGTATTGCATGCATTACATATAATGCAGAATGTGCTAGAGAGTTAAAACGCCGGCTTGATGAGTTAGGAGTTGTCGAGAATTCACATATTTTTATCGGCACAGTACATTCCTTTTGTTTAAAAAATATTATCCTGCCTTACGGAAAAATTGCTGGTTTGGAATTACCCGAACCTCTGTCCGTAGCTATTCCAAAAGAACAAGACCGTCTAATGGAAATGGCACTTTTACAGGAAAAGGGTGATGAAGAGCTTAGGCGTTGGAAAATCCGTTTAGCTCGCTACAGGCGTACTTATCTTGACCGTGACTCCCTGGAATGGAAAAATACCGATGAAGATGCTGCCCAGGTAATTGAAGCATATGAAGCTAAATTACGAAAAAATGGTTTTATAGATTTTGATGATATGATGCTTTTGGGACTTCAATTAGTGGAAAAGCATGAATGGATAAGAAAACTAATTAAAGCTCGATTTCCTGTTCTAGTTGTAGACGAATATCAGGATCTCGGAGTCCCTCTTCATAGGATGGTTCTTAGTCTATGTTTTAAGGCCGGAGTCAGGCTGATTGCTGTTGGTGACCCTGATCAGTCAATATACGGGTTTACGGGAGCAAAACCGGAGTTGCTTGAAAAACTGGCTGAAATGGAAGGGATAGAACAAGTAAGGCTTAGACTTAATTACCGTTGTGGGGAGACTATAGTTAAGGCTTCTCAGATTACGCTTGGTGAAAAAAGGGGTTATGATGCTCGCCCTGGGGCTCATAAAGGCACTATTGATATTCATGAATGTCCGGGGGGCCTTGAGCACCAGGCAGAAACAATATGCAATAAAATTATACCCAATGTTATAAAAAGAAGACGTTGCAACCTCGGTGACATAGCTGTGTTATATTTAGATAAAAACATGGGAGACGTGATAGCAGAGAAGGTAAATGCAGCTGGCTTGCCCTTTATTAGGATAGATCAAAATGCCCCCTATCAAAAAACCCCCTTAATTCGGTGGCTGGAAGATTGTGCGTTATGGTGTAGCGGTGGGTGGAAAGAAGGTAAGCCGCGTCTTTCTGCCCTTATACAGACATGGCTTGCGTTTAACAGAAACGACTGTGATAATGATATGTTATTAACGTATAAGCGAGGACTTATACGGTTTTTGTGGGCTAACCGACGTCCGGAGATGATGTTGCATAATTGGCTCTCGGCTTTTCAATCGTCCTGCTTAAAAGAAATGTTCAGCCAACAGAAAATAATGAGGGACGAAAAAGAAGCTTTTGAACGTTTAATCGGTGCTTGTGCCAAGGGCGGTAGAATCGAAAATTTCATAGTTGCTGCGTTTGCAGGGCAAGGAGGGTCGCCGGAACACCTAAATCTTCTCACTCTACACAGTTCGAAGGGCTCAGAATTTGACGTTGTAGTGATTATGGGAATGGACCAAGGCCTGATACCAAGGTATGGATCTGGGGAGGGAGAAAAAAGAGAACAAAGACGCCTGTTTTACGTTGGGCTGACCCGATCTCGGAATGAGGTTCATTTAACATACTCTGGATGGACAAAAAATAAGTACGGGCGAAAATTTAATAATGGTCCTTCGGAATTTTTAATTGAACTCCGGGATAGTGTTTTAAATGATGACGAGGGCTGTTCTATGGCAAAAAGTACATCTAATGCCATTTTAGGGGGCGTTCTGTAA
- a CDS encoding DEAD/DEAH box helicase family protein: MSNRITFQFDDKLDYQEKAINSVVDLFKGVSRQDEGTIYRNIHRIKMLHEGDPVRNPQIIKEARLLNNLRDVQLKNKLMLDNELKDRNFTIEMETGTGKTYVYLRTILELNKIYGFIKFMIVVPSIAIRKGVEKSIDMLQEHFKSLYDGLDIKNHAFVYDSSTPKKISSSFVETRDLSIVVMNIQAFNKDTNKIRQSDEYGQILWEDIKYISPIVIIDEPQKIEGSAKKKSASLEAIEMIKPLFILRYSATHKRLFNQVYKLDSYDAYQNDLVKKIEVKTVHGTIPKDYPYVRYVEFTRDLYARIEIFHVEQGGVIRLRQFKVRGGDSLYECSGNLGQYKNMIVQEDPHKLKKLKISNWDEILELTVGESNINFGEEETIRIQIRLAIKNHLEKQYNILKKGYKIKVLTLFFINAVNKYRDSGAADGRGEYLKIFDEEYTKIIADPKWNKVFNEYPELFKQYQDVQKVREGYFAIDKHKKAVEIENWDSIMDEQKLKAKSQEDIDRGIELILEKKDELISFDEPLTFIFSHSALREGWDNPNVFTMCTLKKSGSDIAKKQEIGRGLRLPVDINGNRIKDSEVAELTIVANDHYDHFAAALQQDFNDHSGFNKDEVTIDVIYSTLTEAGVPENKVMEVAEVFRNELIQCKITNKEGLLTKEAKQIENINFNNETLQEHSKMIKAKFIDAMRKKGTKKIPIKNGDEEPVVNGKNSYISEEYFKKLLKELSARMSKRTMYQVNIDSAAFIKACVLELNEKLKYRNIKHEYVIESGKADFDELRKFKMSEASAQKMFEELEGMDTRKSEFEIINYIMYHTMLPRLAIYKIISGLEKKNLLQNQDILDQVTQGIKAKHTEFMADGDIKYEVIDGYVFEESTIFETEQIDRAMLDDVSNLVFKTNANNRRAVNMYYKFDSKGELEFAKRLESDEEVLLYTKLKKGGFVIDTPYGAYSPDWAVIRKGSEGIARLFFIVETKIDKDEKDLSGVEKTKIKCGKLHFKAVADDVEFKQARNYDDFLEKIGAK; the protein is encoded by the coding sequence ATGTCAAATCGGATTACTTTTCAATTTGATGATAAACTGGATTATCAAGAGAAAGCAATTAACTCGGTTGTCGACCTTTTTAAAGGGGTTAGCCGTCAGGATGAGGGGACAATCTACCGGAATATACATCGGATTAAAATGCTCCATGAAGGTGATCCTGTTCGCAACCCCCAAATTATAAAGGAAGCTAGGCTCTTAAACAACTTGCGTGATGTTCAACTTAAGAATAAGCTCATGCTGGATAATGAACTGAAGGATAGAAATTTTACCATTGAAATGGAAACAGGTACAGGGAAAACTTATGTGTATTTGCGTACCATCCTTGAACTAAATAAGATTTATGGCTTTATAAAGTTTATGATAGTTGTGCCCAGTATTGCAATCAGAAAAGGTGTAGAAAAAAGCATTGATATGTTACAAGAGCATTTCAAGTCTCTTTATGATGGACTTGATATTAAGAATCACGCTTTTGTGTATGATTCAAGCACCCCCAAAAAGATCAGCAGCAGTTTCGTAGAAACCAGAGATTTAAGTATTGTGGTCATGAATATTCAGGCTTTTAACAAAGACACGAACAAAATTCGTCAATCGGATGAATACGGGCAAATTCTCTGGGAGGATATTAAATATATTAGCCCTATCGTAATTATCGACGAACCGCAAAAGATTGAAGGATCGGCCAAGAAAAAAAGTGCATCGCTGGAAGCCATTGAAATGATCAAACCGCTATTTATACTGCGTTATTCGGCAACACATAAACGGCTATTTAACCAGGTGTATAAGTTGGATTCTTATGATGCTTACCAAAATGATTTGGTTAAAAAGATCGAAGTGAAAACTGTTCATGGCACCATACCCAAGGACTACCCTTATGTCCGCTATGTAGAATTTACCAGGGACTTGTATGCCAGGATCGAGATTTTCCACGTAGAGCAGGGTGGGGTTATCCGTTTACGGCAGTTTAAAGTTCGTGGCGGTGATTCCCTATATGAATGCTCAGGTAATCTTGGGCAATACAAAAATATGATTGTGCAGGAAGATCCGCATAAACTGAAAAAACTTAAAATCAGTAATTGGGATGAAATACTGGAACTAACGGTTGGCGAAAGCAATATTAATTTTGGGGAAGAAGAAACAATAAGAATCCAGATTAGACTTGCCATTAAAAACCACCTGGAGAAACAATATAATATACTCAAAAAAGGCTATAAAATTAAGGTATTAACCCTTTTCTTTATCAATGCTGTAAATAAATACCGGGATAGCGGGGCTGCCGATGGACGTGGAGAATATTTAAAGATTTTCGATGAGGAGTACACTAAAATTATTGCTGATCCCAAATGGAATAAAGTATTTAATGAATATCCGGAACTATTTAAACAATACCAGGATGTTCAAAAAGTGCGCGAGGGTTATTTTGCTATAGACAAGCATAAAAAAGCCGTTGAGATTGAAAACTGGGATAGCATTATGGATGAACAGAAGCTCAAAGCCAAATCACAAGAGGATATAGATAGGGGAATTGAACTGATATTGGAGAAAAAGGACGAACTGATCTCCTTTGATGAACCATTGACCTTTATCTTCTCTCATTCCGCCCTTCGTGAAGGTTGGGATAACCCCAATGTATTTACAATGTGTACCCTGAAGAAAAGCGGTTCCGACATTGCTAAAAAACAAGAGATCGGTAGAGGCTTACGCCTTCCTGTTGATATTAACGGGAACCGGATTAAAGACAGTGAAGTTGCCGAATTGACCATTGTCGCCAATGATCATTATGACCATTTTGCGGCGGCGCTGCAGCAGGACTTTAATGATCATTCGGGATTTAATAAAGATGAAGTTACGATTGACGTAATTTATAGCACCCTCACAGAAGCCGGGGTTCCAGAGAATAAGGTGATGGAGGTTGCTGAAGTCTTTAGAAATGAGCTAATTCAATGTAAGATAACCAATAAAGAAGGCCTCTTGACGAAAGAAGCCAAGCAAATCGAGAACATCAACTTTAACAATGAGACGCTTCAAGAGCACAGTAAGATGATTAAAGCAAAGTTTATAGATGCCATGCGCAAGAAAGGCACCAAGAAAATCCCAATTAAAAATGGGGATGAAGAACCTGTTGTAAACGGTAAGAACAGCTATATTTCGGAAGAATACTTTAAAAAACTCTTAAAAGAATTAAGCGCAAGAATGTCCAAACGTACTATGTACCAAGTGAATATTGATAGTGCTGCATTTATAAAAGCGTGTGTTCTTGAGCTAAATGAAAAACTCAAATACAGGAACATTAAGCATGAGTATGTAATTGAGTCGGGTAAAGCCGATTTTGACGAATTAAGGAAGTTCAAAATGTCTGAGGCCTCGGCACAAAAAATGTTTGAAGAACTGGAGGGTATGGATACCCGGAAGAGTGAATTCGAGATTATCAATTACATCATGTACCACACCATGCTGCCCCGCCTGGCTATTTATAAGATTATTTCAGGTCTCGAGAAAAAGAATTTGCTTCAAAACCAGGATATCCTTGACCAGGTGACTCAAGGAATAAAAGCCAAACATACAGAATTTATGGCTGACGGCGATATTAAATATGAAGTTATTGATGGTTATGTTTTTGAAGAATCAACCATATTTGAAACAGAACAGATTGACAGGGCAATGCTTGATGATGTATCAAATCTCGTCTTTAAAACTAATGCTAACAATCGTAGGGCAGTTAATATGTATTATAAGTTTGATAGCAAAGGTGAACTGGAGTTTGCTAAGAGGCTTGAGTCTGACGAGGAGGTACTTCTTTATACCAAACTCAAAAAAGGCGGATTTGTCATAGATACACCCTACGGAGCATATTCCCCTGACTGGGCAGTAATTCGCAAGGGAAGCGAAGGTATCGCCAGACTATTCTTCATTGTTGAAACAAAGATCGACAAGGACGAAAAGGATCTAAGCGGAGTCGAAAAAACAAAGATAAAATGTGGAAAGCTTCATTTTAAAGCAGTTGCTGATGACGTAGAATTTAAGCAGGCGAGAAACTACGATGATTTTTTAGAGAAAATTGGGGCTAAATAA
- a CDS encoding 3'-5' exoribonuclease YhaM family protein, translating into MKLKDYSIGQLFSGYLAVKLCNIRQTNQNPPKDYLDLRLTDGDTEIVARVWDHSGQAPTENSVIFVSANLTQFRGENQLNISEWRQVSQEEYNPRDFLPVCPYDTNILMRQLENYILQVKDIGLAQMIRSIFSKYYNKFIEAPAAISHHHAYIGGLIEHTCGVADQCLRLATPGTDKDILLTGAILHDVAKIFDYDWSGCVMTMTDTGQLLGHITQGMMLIKSHAPNCPDISTKKLNHLLHLIASHHGKLEWGSPVEPCTLEAVLLHNADVLDVQLWKLNHARDQVSEGEKWTAIIKGLNRRFWVGSGESDAK; encoded by the coding sequence TTGAAGCTAAAAGATTATTCAATTGGACAATTGTTTAGTGGTTACCTTGCCGTTAAGCTATGTAATATTCGCCAAACAAATCAAAACCCACCAAAAGATTATCTCGACTTACGCCTGACTGATGGTGACACCGAAATTGTAGCCCGGGTTTGGGATCACTCTGGACAAGCTCCAACTGAAAATTCGGTCATATTTGTATCTGCTAATCTAACCCAATTTAGGGGTGAGAATCAACTTAATATATCTGAGTGGCGTCAGGTCAGCCAGGAGGAATATAATCCACGTGATTTTCTTCCGGTATGCCCATATGACACTAATATCCTTATGAGGCAGTTGGAAAACTATATCCTGCAAGTGAAAGATATTGGCCTTGCCCAAATGATAAGGTCAATTTTTTCTAAGTACTATAATAAATTTATTGAAGCCCCTGCTGCGATAAGTCACCATCATGCTTATATTGGTGGGCTAATTGAACACACCTGTGGTGTAGCCGACCAGTGTCTACGCTTGGCCACGCCCGGAACAGATAAGGACATACTGTTGACTGGAGCCATTCTTCACGACGTTGCAAAAATCTTTGATTATGATTGGTCAGGTTGTGTTATGACCATGACTGATACCGGCCAGTTGCTTGGGCATATTACTCAGGGTATGATGCTTATAAAAAGTCATGCACCCAACTGCCCGGATATATCAACTAAAAAGCTAAATCACCTACTTCACTTGATCGCATCTCATCACGGCAAATTGGAATGGGGCAGTCCTGTTGAACCGTGCACATTGGAAGCGGTTTTATTGCATAACGCTGACGTGCTGGATGTACAACTGTGGAAACTTAATCATGCACGGGATCAGGTCTCAGAAGGGGAGAAGTGGACAGCTATTATTAAAGGGTTAAATAGGCGGTTTTGGGTTGGGTCAGGTGAAAGTGATGCAAAATAA